The DNA window cctatTATAATAGGCACTTCAAAGTCAACCACCTGTCTAATATCCCAAAATTCGTCGAAAATATGAATGCCTCAACTTTAACATGAACATCTTGTAGCATCCCAATTGATTTCTTCACAATACGATAATCCATAAATAGCCACATGACAGTCGATTTGGGGGCTCCCAAGCCCAACTTTTTGAACACAGATAGCATTATCAGATTTATGCTAGCTCCCAAATCACATAGGgtcttagcaaagtgtaacatgCAAATAGTACATGGAACAGTAAATGCTCCAGGATCCTCCTTCTTTTGTACTAACGATCTAGTAGCAATGACACTACAAGGCTGCAACTTGTCATCACCTTCTAAACTAATGGGATCCTATTCAACATGTcatgtctagggtgtactttggatcgtgacaagGATGACTGCCAcctggtaattggaattggtgtagttactagggtagtaattactCGCCTAGTAATTACATAATCGAGTAATTATACTGGCATGCTTGTTTGCCCAGTGTAATTACAAATGTActgtttggatgcacaattgcaatcataaaattatattaaaattttaaaaaaaattattttaaatttatatattagagaaataagaaactttataaatgatattaaattaaatatttaagatatatattggtcttttgaaaatatattaattaataaacatatgttctttactaatattatgaaaaaacaactgatttgtattttttaaatcagTGTATTTCAATTGAACTAATCATAAGAACTAAAAGTACAATATTTCTATGAATATactgaaatgcatgtttgacaaaaagattaatattataaataaaatgtcataaattattaaaatatttgagaaaaagataatctatcaagtctaacaaaaaataaatgactgtCAATGTGAAGTCTCAAGTCAATACTActaaacaaatgaaactgaaaatataacataagttctaaattcaaaacaaatatttttaacataatactcttatgtcAAATTCCAACATTgttacataaatatgatttaaaataaaagaaaaacataaatgtATAACCCTACTCAATAATgaatttcaatttaatttgaaaattagaatactaacaaaattatgctaatgaagaaaataaacatgacataaaaaaatagatCATACGAAAAATTGCATGGAatcacaaggtttagaatgagattgaaatgaaatataaataatataaaataaaaaacaaaattttagaataataataataataaaagaatttaaattattacaataaaaattaaattaaaatgaaaacataaaagtaataatattaaaCTTAAAAGTAATTTGTATGTCATTACAAAGAATTGGTAGTGTAATTACCATGTCAATTATGTGCGGATCAAGTAATTATATGACCAATCAAATAATTTGTATAGTATAATTATACCAAATCTAATTATCAAGCGGGCTGTCCAAACAGGCCGTATGTAATTTGCATTTATACGGTTGACCCTAGAAATTGCAAGCATAGTTTTCAAGTAAAGTATGCCATCTTGGTCGGGACTCCGGCGATGTACACCACCGATTGGTTGTAGGCCGACAACCCAACTCCGCCATTTTAGCCATTTAAGTGGAACTGAAGTTCAGCTGGATCCAAAGAGCACTTCAATATCTTTCCTCAAATGGATTGGTGGAATCATTACCAGTTCCACTTTAGCTTTCGCATGTTACTCTTATTCTTCACCAAATTACCCATCTTTGTCTTTTTCCCACACATCACAATCTCTTGACCACCATCGACCAAACTATCTCTTTGGAGGTAATTAATTTCACTAAaatcttttcaatttcttttgtgGGTTTGAGTATAATTAGGGTTAACTTGTatatgcagatgcttacagaaGAAAAGTAttctttaaatatgaaaagCGTATTAGGATGCGAAGTCCTCCTGAAAAGGTATTAATTCTATCTAAGTTCTGCTTTCGCTTACTTTGTtctataactaattaattgattcaaaaacatattttcgGAAGCTGTACTAAATCCTTACAATAGATATGTCGTTggtatcatattttttaaaaatgttttatcaTAATCGTAGTTTTCTTGATGTCTGGAGTTAGTGATAGCAGAGTTTTATCTATTAGAACTACTGACTAAATAAGTTCATGTCATCCTATCCAACTTTATCTTCTTCTATGCCACTGTGATGTTATTTTGCTGGTGATGATCAAATTGTAGTATCTACACTCTAGATGTACAACTTTGGTATGAATATTTCCAATTTGACAGCTTACATTACAAGACAACGTTCAATGCTGTAGGATTTGTACAGTAACAAGAATATTGATTGCTTACCTGTTAACAACAAAACAAGTCTTGTGTCGAGAAATTGCCCCAAGCCGACTTCGTCTCTCTTGGATGCGGAGTTCTGTTCATGAACTGATGTCCCTTTGAATCTTTTGTGTGTGTATTGTAGAGATTTTTTTCCACACACCATTGAAGAATGTAGGATCATCTTTATGTAGAGGAGGAGAGACTTTACTGTTGCAAATACCGATCAATGCACGTTTCTGGTTGGTTACTTCCCAATACATTCTCTCTGggaagttattttttaattttatctctTACATTCGGGTCATTTGCCCACGTAGAGTGACCCACGACCCATAGCGGAAATCCAACATCTCCTTCTTTGCTCATGGTGGGATAGACCCCTAACCAATATCATGTCTATGACACATATGCATACaaacaaataatttgtgtgACCAGCGAGCATCAAGAGCTATACCTATTAAGGTGATACAAAATCTCCATGTAGGAATTCAATCACATTCACTAGGATCTTATTACTCACGATGCCCTAGACATCATTTGCTAATCCAGTAGCTAGTTATCTGATCCCTCATCTTCGAAAGAGGTGAGCTTGAGTTTATGTTTAACTTTATATCCACAAATATACTTGATACTCATGGTTACTGTAATGGTCAACCTGAGAATACAAGTTAAATTACTAAATGGGAATTTCTAATGGCTATTGTGCAAAGTAGGGTTGTCTAATGGGGTGGGATGGCCCATTACGGTCCCGGCCCGTCCCACTAACGGGACCGGTTTAGCCCATTACCATCTGGATGGGGTGAGATGGAATTTGGGCATGGAATGGGGCCACGCCACCCGAATGCAAAAGTTTTTTTCCTAATAGTTGGCAATGACCAAAAATAGTCTTTCAGCCTCCCCCTCCGCCCAAAAATAACTACCCCTATCAATTTTTACGCTTCAGCCCTAATTCTAAACTATAAATGCCCgaattcttcttcatttttcctgCTTTTATGTAGATGTTTGGTACACTCCATATCTTTCTCTAATTCTCGNccccccccccccccctccctctAAATTACTAGTCAAGTGCTATTAAATTTTGTGTGAAGTTGACAACTCGTTGGAGCAAGGTTCAACTTTCAACATTAATTTATGGCTTATAGTTATATTTTTCCTGCTTTTATGTAGATGTTTGGTACACTCCATATCTTTCTCTAATTCTCgtacttatttttattaatttttgtatatatatatatatatatatatatgttgtcaTTTTATTGCTcctaaaatgttttaaaatgtaAGCTTTAATTGGTGGTAAGGGTAGGTAAAAAGTTCTTGTTCTTAATGGGTTTATAAGAATAGTAGTAGCACTAAATTTTAGTACAATGTTTGCTTGCAAATTTAAGTCTGGAATAacaaatacatgtattagttatacacactattcaaatactatttttatgcatagtaAACCATGACATGAACAATGTTGGgtactattcctattctaatacaCCTTATTCAGTACTATGCCTATTTTAATGCACCTTATTCATTTAATGTCACAAACTAAATAgtcgataaaaaataatgtcagCATAACTAATTCTTGCATAACTGATCCAACATTTCTAATCCTAGCATAACTAATTCCAACATTACTAATATACCTTATTCAGTGTCATTCTTATTCACCCTACCAAACGATGTATAAGTAATCCACCAACCCATGTTCTCCCTGTTCATCAATTTTACTATGGCACTAACTTCAAAATTCTTCTATGGAAGGTTTCACACCTATAAATGCCATTCTACCTTGTGATggtatatagaaaatatttgaagtgcATGAAAAAGTGAGGTTGGATAAAAAAGAgagttttattttgttaaggAAGGTGTCtatttttgtggagctttggactcaacaaCTTGGGTAGAGTTTATTTGAGTCATACAAAGTTATCAGGTTATTATATCCCGGAGGGGATAAGTCAAGAGGTTTATTACTAGAGCAGTGAAGATTTTGCTGCTGTGGGTTAGAATCTCCATAGTGAGAGCAAGATATTTGTGTCTCAACTTGAAGactttttatcttaatttttttttttcagctGTTATTATATTTTCACCAACACTTCCTTTCATGGGATTTTAGGTCTACCCTTTGCTTGACATGTTTGTTGCATCAAGAATTTAACAGTGTCTGTGTCCTACAGGCCTTTTTGAACTTCTCTAACCTACTTGGCGATCCGATTGCTGACAATGTCCTTCCTTTTCCAATGATAGGTGTATTAGGATATTGATTGTAGTGTACTGTAAAGATCTCAAATTTTATCTCTCTATTAAAATTTGTTCTATCAAGCGTGTGATTTACATGAGGGTCCATagttaaaatttgttttaatattttgttgtttctttgaAGGTGTTTGAGTACTTCGCATCTTTTGAAGCCCATGATGGAGAAATATTTATGACACCAGCAGATCTAATGAGAGCAGTTGTTCCTGTGTTCCCTCCATCTGAATCACACCTCGTGAGAGATGGATATCTCAGAGGTGAAAGAAATCCGGGTGAATTGCGATGTGCCCCATCAAAATTTTTTATGCTTTTTGACACAAATAGTGATGGCCACATATCTTTTAAAGAGTGAGTCCCAAGTCTCAATGCAGTCTCTTTTCTTCTCTATTCAACTCATCATATTTCCATAATTAAGTGATCTCCTCCCTTGTCTTGTTTTTCTCTGTTTCTCCTGAATTTCCTCCGTAGCACATTTAAATTTAGAATCATTCAGCCTGAGTTATTAACTATACTTATGTTGAAGACTGTAAAAGTCTCTAATTTATTGCATTTTGTACAGGTATATTTTCTTTGTCACCCTGTTGAGTATCCCTGAATCAAGTTTTTCAGTGGCATTCAAGATGTTTGACCTCGACTGCAATGGGTAGGAAtctatttttaactttaaagttTGCTATTTGTAAAGTAGggatatgaataaaattattggTCCCCTTCTTGTACAATAGGAATGTAAGAACTAGCATATGAGGGATCTCATGTCAATTATTGAACGCATACGAGGATATGGCAGGTACCTTCGTATATGTGCTTGTGCACTGAGCTGCAGAAGAGTGAGAGAGCAGTTTCCAGTTTTGTATACTGTTTTATGTAGTTGCGAGACTTGGAAAATTTATGTTTTCTGTTCAGTGATGCAAAATTGTGTGACTTAGAAGAGGTCACTTTGAAGTTTGATGATTATCGTTTGCTTTTCCTTCTCGACTCTAACAAATTCATGTTCAGAATTGTGAAGAAAAGTAGATACATCACTTTCATGATTATACTATGGATTTGTTCtgtttgaatattatggtgATTTGAGTATGGAATCGTTGAGCTCTATGGTTTCGATAATGGCAACTTAATGCTTGGACTTAGTTGTTACTCTATTAAGATTATGTCAATTGTTTATTGAGATGGCCTTTTCCAGTTAATTTGCATGATTGAAAGACTACTGACTTATTTATTTGGGGAGGTTTGAGGGATGACTGCCTGAAACTCAGgttgaaaaattatttgtttcttATTCATGCTGTCATGTTTCTCATACTATCACTGTTTCTGTCAGACTTTCAAAGACCAAACTATGTCTGGCTTACTGAGTTAGTGCTTATGTTGTGACAGAGAGATAGacatttatgaattcaagaaagTGATGACTTTGATGCGAGCTCACAACAGGCAAGGTGCTCATCACAGTGATGGACATCGAGGAGGGCATAATTTAGGTGGTCATATAGACAGTGGAGGCCTATTACAAGACTTCTTTGGTGAAGATGGGAAGAAACGCCTCCAGTATGATACATTTGTCCAATTCTTGAGAGATCTACATGAAGAAGTATGTGAACTCTAatcatcaaatattttcaagaaaaaactcTAATTATCAAATGCAAAATAAGAAAACAGAAAACAAGAATAGTTTGACATTTTTGCCATTATTCAATTCGTATATGTCATTGGCATTGCAATGGTTTTCAATTATTTCTCCTTGTGTTGTTATATTGTATCACCCtccaatattatttttgaagGAAACCCAATTGCATTTATTATATTCACATCCAAATCGTTACCCACCAGTCCTATATCTCCGAGAAGAGAAAGTGACTCATTTTTGCCAGACTTAAGAAGGCACCTGTTATCAGGATTTATTATTATGtctctttatttattacttattttagtAGATAAGTATTTGTTACATTGTTTTTTTCTGCAAGACTATCATCTGGCGACTTGTCTTGCTTGGGAGTTGTGTATTAGAATATATGTGGGATATGTTTGGCTGGTAGCTTAGGTGGGGAAAAGGAGGGGAGCATCTTACATTGCCTTTGTGTTTAGTCAGCTTGTAGAATATATGCGGGATGTTCTGCACTTGACCCCCCATCAGCTAGGAATGTTAACAATTATGATAGGCCATCATCAATGAACTAATGAAAGTGATGTTCCCTTCCCTCTCTCAGATGTGATCTTGAATTGTTAATTCTATGCTGCTGTCATGTATGTGCTTCACAGATGCTAAAATTGGAGTTTGCCCACTATGATTACAAGTTTCGGGGGACCATTTCCGCAAAGGATTTTGCCCTGTCCATGGTTGCTTCCGCTGATTTAAAGTACTTAAACAAGTTGCTTGATCGAGTTGATGATTTAGATAATGAGCCACAACTAAGTCATAT is part of the Solanum stenotomum isolate F172 chromosome 8, ASM1918654v1, whole genome shotgun sequence genome and encodes:
- the LOC125874734 gene encoding calcium uptake protein, mitochondrial-like, which translates into the protein MPSWSGLRRCTPPIGCRPTTQLRHFSHLSGTEVQLDPKSTSISFLKWIGGIITSSTLAFACYSYSSPNYPSLSFSHTSQSLDHHRPNYLFGDAYRRKVFFKYEKRIRMRSPPEKVFEYFASFEAHDGEIFMTPADLMRAVVPVFPPSESHLVRDGYLRGERNPGELRCAPSKFFMLFDTNSDGHISFKEYIFFVTLLSIPESSFSVAFKMFDLDCNGEIDIYEFKKVMTLMRAHNRQGAHHSDGHRGGHNLGGHIDSGGLLQDFFGEDGKKRLQYDTFVQFLRDLHEEMLKLEFAHYDYKFRGTISAKDFALSMVASADLKYLNKLLDRVDDLDNEPQLSHIRISFEEFKSFAELQKKLQPFSLALFCFGQVNGLLTRSDFKRAASQVCGVSLTDNMIELVFHVFDTNRDGSLSSDEFIRVLEKRARDIAEPTEAGILNFMSCCGNCTRNYKSNLLSSWSTSC